From the genome of Deinococcus sp. JMULE3, one region includes:
- a CDS encoding response regulator, with protein sequence MNARIRVLLVEDDLRVARINRDLLERDPDVHVVGSAATCAQGDALAQALKPDLILLDVHLPDGSGLGLLRHWRAHGLTTDVALITAADDEASVRLALAHGAFDYLIKPFTGARLQDLLSRHRARRLPPPGAARLDQGRLDRLLGHGAPQAATLPRGIDPNTLDRVAQALTGAPQAVTAEEIGEQVGLSRVTAWRYLEHLVRSEQATLEHQYGNAGRPVKLYRARTP encoded by the coding sequence ATGAACGCCCGAATCCGCGTGCTGCTCGTCGAGGACGACCTGCGCGTCGCCCGCATCAACCGCGACCTGCTCGAACGCGACCCCGACGTGCACGTCGTCGGCAGCGCCGCCACCTGCGCCCAGGGCGACGCACTGGCCCAGGCACTCAAGCCCGACCTGATCCTGCTGGACGTCCACCTGCCCGACGGCAGCGGCCTGGGCCTGCTGCGGCACTGGCGCGCGCACGGCCTGACCACCGACGTCGCCCTGATCACCGCCGCCGACGACGAGGCCAGCGTCCGGCTGGCCCTCGCGCACGGCGCGTTCGACTACCTGATCAAACCCTTCACCGGCGCGCGCCTGCAGGACCTGCTGTCCCGCCACCGCGCCCGGCGCCTCCCGCCGCCCGGCGCGGCCCGCCTGGACCAGGGCCGCCTCGACCGGCTGCTCGGGCACGGCGCGCCGCAGGCCGCGACCCTGCCGCGCGGCATCGACCCGAACACCCTGGACCGCGTCGCGCAGGCCCTGACCGGCGCCCCGCAGGCCGTCACCGCCGAGGAGATCGGCGAGCAGGTGGGCCTGAGCCGCGTGACCGCGTGGCGGTACCTCGAACACCTCGTCCGCAGCGAGCAGGCCACGCTGGAACACCAGTACGGGAACGCCGGGCGACCCGTGAAACTGTACCGGGCGCG